From Pontibacillus yanchengensis, the proteins below share one genomic window:
- the ptsG gene encoding glucose-specific PTS transporter subunit IIBC has protein sequence MFKQAFGTLQKVGKALMLPVALLPAAGILLAFGTSFAQDNFVEKVPFFGTPWVQTLLQVMAEAGGVVFDNLPLLFAVGVAIGLAGGEGVAGLAAIIGYLIMNVVMGTLGGVTADMTSNPAYAEVLGIPTLQTGVFGGIIVGILASFLYNRYYNIELPQFLGFFAGKRFVPIITAFTSLFLGIVMLWFWPYVQNGLNGLSHLMLEKDQTISAFVFGVIERSLIPFGLHHIFYSPFWFEFGTYTNAAGEVVRGDQTIFFEQLKDGVEFTAGTFMVGKFPFMMFGLPAAALAIYHTAKPERKKVVGGIMASAALTSFLTGITEPIEFSFLFVAPLLFGIHAIFAGFSFMIMEILGVKIGQTFSGGLIDFILFGVLPNRTDWWWVIIVGLVFSVIYYFGFRWAILKFNLATPGREDEAEDVENEQTDVGERPYEILEGLGGEENIKYLDACITRLRVQVEDKEKVDKGRLKKQGASGVMEVGNNIQAIFGPASDSIRGQIQDIIDGKSPRPEKVAPEENSNAQSAPKTAADELNFVSPLTGNVMSISDVPDEVFSGKMMGDGFAIHPTDGEIVSPVDGKVLNVFPTKHALGLLAEDGTEILIHFGIDTVSLKGEGFESFVEEGDEVKQGQTLMKVDIESVQEQVPSIVTPIVFTNLVEGQEVQVQQEGSVSKGQKDIVKIQ, from the coding sequence ATGTTTAAACAAGCGTTTGGTACTTTGCAAAAAGTCGGTAAAGCTTTAATGCTTCCAGTAGCTTTGCTTCCAGCCGCAGGTATTCTTTTAGCATTCGGTACAAGCTTTGCGCAAGATAATTTTGTTGAGAAGGTTCCATTCTTCGGCACTCCATGGGTACAGACGTTACTACAAGTCATGGCTGAAGCTGGAGGAGTTGTATTTGATAACTTACCCTTACTTTTCGCAGTAGGTGTGGCAATTGGCTTAGCTGGTGGTGAGGGAGTCGCTGGTTTAGCAGCCATTATTGGATATTTAATTATGAATGTGGTTATGGGAACACTAGGCGGTGTAACCGCTGATATGACCTCTAATCCCGCCTATGCGGAAGTATTAGGTATTCCAACCTTACAAACGGGTGTGTTTGGCGGTATTATCGTAGGTATATTAGCTTCGTTCCTGTATAATAGGTATTACAATATAGAATTACCGCAATTCTTAGGGTTCTTCGCAGGTAAACGTTTCGTTCCAATTATCACAGCATTTACATCACTTTTCTTAGGGATTGTAATGCTTTGGTTCTGGCCTTATGTACAAAATGGACTAAATGGCCTATCTCATTTAATGCTCGAAAAAGACCAAACGATTTCAGCTTTTGTGTTTGGTGTGATTGAACGTTCTCTTATTCCATTTGGTCTTCATCATATTTTCTATTCACCGTTCTGGTTTGAGTTCGGTACTTATACAAATGCTGCAGGAGAAGTAGTTCGTGGTGACCAAACAATTTTCTTTGAGCAGTTAAAAGATGGTGTAGAATTTACTGCAGGAACGTTCATGGTTGGTAAATTCCCATTCATGATGTTTGGACTACCGGCCGCTGCGCTTGCTATTTATCATACAGCAAAGCCTGAACGTAAGAAGGTAGTTGGAGGAATCATGGCATCTGCCGCTCTGACATCTTTCTTAACTGGTATTACAGAACCAATTGAGTTCTCTTTCTTATTCGTAGCACCACTATTATTTGGAATTCACGCAATCTTTGCAGGTTTCTCCTTCATGATCATGGAGATTCTTGGTGTTAAAATTGGTCAAACATTCTCAGGTGGTTTGATTGACTTTATTCTATTTGGTGTATTACCTAATAGAACAGACTGGTGGTGGGTCATCATCGTTGGTCTTGTCTTCTCTGTAATTTACTACTTTGGTTTCCGTTGGGCTATACTGAAATTTAATCTAGCTACTCCTGGACGTGAAGATGAAGCAGAAGATGTTGAAAACGAACAGACAGATGTTGGCGAACGTCCGTATGAGATTCTTGAAGGTCTAGGTGGAGAAGAGAATATCAAGTACCTAGATGCATGTATTACTCGTTTGCGCGTTCAAGTTGAGGATAAAGAGAAAGTAGATAAAGGCCGCTTGAAGAAACAAGGTGCATCAGGAGTTATGGAAGTTGGGAACAATATTCAAGCGATTTTTGGACCAGCATCCGACTCCATTCGAGGTCAAATTCAAGATATTATTGATGGAAAGTCACCTCGCCCAGAGAAAGTAGCACCTGAAGAAAATAGCAATGCTCAATCAGCTCCAAAGACAGCAGCAGATGAATTGAATTTTGTAAGTCCACTAACAGGAAATGTAATGTCGATTTCAGACGTGCCAGATGAAGTATTTTCTGGTAAAATGATGGGCGATGGCTTTGCAATCCATCCTACAGACGGAGAAATTGTTTCTCCAGTAGATGGAAAAGTGCTTAATGTGTTCCCTACCAAACACGCTTTAGGGTTACTTGCAGAAGACGGTACCGAAATTCTGATTCACTTTGGAATTGATACTGTCAGCCTTAAGGGCGAAGGATTCGAGTCCTTTGTAGAGGAAGGCGATGAAGTGAAGCAAGGGCAGACACTTATGAAAGTAGATATTGAATCTGTCCAAGAACAGGTTCCTTCCATCGTAACCCCAATCGTCTTTACAAATCTTGTAGAAGGCCAAGAGGTACAAGTTCAGCAAGAAGGTTCAGTATCAAAAGGTCAGAAAGATATCGTTAAAATACAATAA
- a CDS encoding phosphocarrier protein HPr: MAQQTVKITANDGVHARPATVLVQEAGKYQSEVTLEYNGKDVNLKSIMGIMSLGIPSGAEVTFKAEGNDEDEALEAIINVVKNQELGE; the protein is encoded by the coding sequence ATGGCACAACAAACAGTTAAAATTACAGCAAATGATGGAGTACACGCACGTCCAGCTACCGTTCTAGTACAAGAAGCAGGCAAATACCAGTCAGAAGTTACACTAGAATACAATGGCAAAGATGTTAACCTTAAATCCATCATGGGCATTATGTCACTTGGAATCCCTTCAGGCGCAGAAGTAACATTCAAAGCAGAAGGAAACGACGAGGACGAAGCACTAGAAGCTATCATCAACGTAGTGAAAAACCAAGAGCTTGGTGAGTAA
- a CDS encoding TetR/AcrR family transcriptional regulator: MGLASNKNNEHQKILDAALELFSGQGYEDTTLQQIAIKAETNENKVLHHFESKDDLFIELMATKFKLDQDPNEAIL; the protein is encoded by the coding sequence ATGGGATTAGCTTCTAATAAAAATAATGAGCATCAGAAGATACTTGATGCAGCTTTAGAGCTATTCAGTGGGCAAGGTTATGAGGATACTACCTTACAGCAAATTGCGATTAAAGCGGAGACGAATGAGAATAAGGTGCTTCATCACTTCGAATCAAAAGATGATTTATTTATAGAATTGATGGCCACTAAATTCAAATTAGATCAAGATCCGAATGAAGCGATTTTATAA
- a CDS encoding YpzG family protein — protein MGQNSKKREENKRFLDNLYKDPFQSPNANPKHAANQVNGETQQTQSEIITEVQMRKRS, from the coding sequence ATGGGCCAAAATTCAAAGAAACGTGAAGAAAATAAACGTTTTTTAGATAATTTATATAAGGACCCTTTCCAATCCCCAAATGCTAACCCAAAGCATGCAGCCAACCAGGTCAATGGGGAAACGCAACAGACACAATCTGAAATTATTACAGAAGTACAAATGCGAAAAAGATCGTAA
- the sspK gene encoding small, acid-soluble spore protein K — protein sequence MPRNKTVNFPEEKPNGKPRAQSQYASKRADGSINTRPQERMHQSSKRKDF from the coding sequence ATGCCACGCAATAAAACCGTCAATTTCCCTGAGGAAAAACCAAACGGAAAGCCGCGAGCTCAGTCTCAATATGCTTCAAAAAGAGCTGATGGATCAATCAATACTCGCCCGCAAGAGAGAATGCACCAATCCTCGAAACGCAAAGACTTTTAG
- a CDS encoding YfhJ family protein, with translation MEDIFERLTHQLCNQNEQLTMRQARNWVEYLWEDFESTRAKAGRSYEGKDMTEKVVSRWINSYGPKLHEFASKNPRYQQLFEDGQNYTH, from the coding sequence ATGGAAGATATTTTTGAACGATTAACACATCAATTGTGTAATCAAAACGAACAATTAACAATGAGGCAAGCCCGAAACTGGGTAGAATATTTATGGGAAGATTTTGAATCGACTCGTGCAAAAGCTGGACGAAGCTATGAGGGAAAAGACATGACGGAAAAAGTGGTTTCCCGGTGGATTAACAGCTATGGACCAAAACTTCATGAATTTGCATCCAAAAACCCACGTTATCAACAACTGTTCGAAGATGGACAGAATTATACTCATTAA